The nucleotide sequence GTGTAAGATCagggtccacaaatttgtgagacaaaaggagcctcatacaactagtgtaagTTGTATGAGACCCCCTGAACTTTACGATAAGGTCTACAAATAACCCTCGTTAAAAGTTTGGCCCATTACTCACCTTGCCGTTACACTCTTAGCTCGGATACCCCCTTAATTCTAAACGGGTACCACAGTGGATAAGTTATCCACTCATAATTTGACACGTGAAATTTTAATTTACACCCAATCGAATCTATTTAACCTACTCATTACCCGTGACCCGACCCGTAAATTGGAAACTCCTTTCTTAAAAACACCCAAATTTTTACTTGGCTTATCAACTAGGGATATCTCTTCTTCTCAATCTCAACAAAGATCTTTGCGTTCATCGGTCACATGTTCGTCTCCTTCACTCTATAATAATCACCAGTGCAGCTTGATTCAAGTGTAAACGGATTGAAACTATTCAAATTTAAGGGGTAACCAAATAAGATATGAAAACCAATTCCCTTTGTACAGAAAGTTACTTGCATTTTTAAAATGAACATTCATATATTAGAGGAGCTTGTCAATGCAATACAGCAAACGATAAGGCAAACAACACCAAGCCAGAATACTAGAGCCAAAACAAATGTATTCTAATAAAATTTCAAAGAAGAGGTTTATATCCGTAAATTTAACATAGATGAGCCCTGGTGCTCCTGATTTGCGGTCAGCAATGACGTCTTTCTTCCTTAGAATCAGTCTGCAGTCAAGCTCTGCTCTACAACTTCTCTAACTCTGCGGTTGTAATCCCTTTTATTCTCACTGAACATCCGAGCTACTTCCAAATTTGCAGGTGAATTGGGGTTTGGATCACACAGCAATGACTGCAACAATAAGAGTGTTCAGTCATTCGCAAACAAGAAACCCATTGACCGATGAACTCGAAGATCTCTGTTGAGATTGAGAAGAAGAGCTATTCCCGGTTGATAATTGAAGTAAAATTCGGGTATTTTTAAGAAAGGGGTTTCCAATTTACAGGTCGCGTCACATGTAATGGGTAGGTTAATTAGATCCGGTTGGGTGTGAATTAAAATATTTGggtataaattaaaatttcacaTGTCAAATTATGAGCTGATAACTTATCCATTGTGGCAACCGTTTAGAATTAATGGGGTATACGAGCCAAGAGTGTAACGACAAGGTGGGTAATGAGCCAAACTTTTAACGAAAGTTATTTGTAGACCTTATCGTAAAGTTCAAGAGGTATTTGGACCTTTTtcgaaaaataaattaatttggatAATGTATAAAATTATGTAATTCTTCAACTTAAAGCCAACAACGGGGCTGTCCGAATTTGAATAAGTTTTAATGTGATACCGTTGTCTATCCATGTATCATAAAAAATGCAATGATTCATGTACAATTTTTCTCATTGagaaaaatttatttatataatattaagATCAGTGTCATAAAATAGTGAGTATTCATTTGTCATAAAAAGCTTTGAATGttcaaaccgaaccggaaaaTCGCACCAAATCAAACCGATTAAAAACCCCGATTAGGTTTgatttgacttggtttggtattgagtaaaaaaatttgaaccaaaccgacatataaatatataaattttatttatatttttaagactttatagtgaattttctttagaaaatatagaaatatttaggatcctctcatgtattaaccttgaaaatgtaaattaacaaaaaattattgttagacaactaagaaaataactatatgtgttactaaaaaaattctctcattagaatattttaatagatcatatgcttgtcaattttttttcacatttactaaacatatattcacttatcaaagttttatctataattttaacaaagtaaaattgaaataatattcatgtaacaaaaaaaattcaaaaacccaaaaaatccgGCAATACAGAACCAATCCAAATCGATATAGTTGATTTGTCGGTCCATATACACCCCTAATAAAAAGCATTGAATGTCTCCACTTAATCATTTAAGCCACAAAAATTAAACACGTGTGTCAGAACTTCAATAGTACGTTGCAAATTGATAGCAACGTCTACAATAAACAAACGGATGGGGCCCACAAGAAAGCATTTAAGCCACAAGTACTGTCAACCAATGCACAAAACTGAGCCGCACAACCAAAAGTGCCAGGCAAGTATGTTGAAATAGGCTGACGAAAACAGAGGCGGATCCATAATATTAagtgggtgtttggacataagaatcttttcaatttttttactttttttcgaaatcagtgtttgactataaaaatttcaattttcacttgaaaataaattttaaaaattttcgaaaatttgaaaaattcaaaaagtaattttttcaaaattttcacttaaaTCACtagcaaaaattcaaaaataatccaaaattatatttatgtccaaacacaactctaattttcaaataccattttttattatttttttttttttgaatattataattcttatgtccaaacccCCACTAAATTTATGGGTTGCtacaaaaattttaaattaatatacaataataactggaTTAAGGGACTGTGTTCCAAGTCAAATATTCTTATGTATTTAATGAATTTTCAATACAAATATCGAATCTAAATAAAAGTTTCGGGGTTCACGGAAACCCGTAATGGCTCAACTGTTGCTTCTGTAGTTCTATTATAAGAGAAACTATTTACAGGTAAGCATCTTGTACGTAGTTCTCTTAATAATCTTGTAGAATGGAAAAGTTGAAaagccaaaacaaacaaaaattcaATCATTTTTGCGTTATTCGTGATACTCTTATGTCTGTTTACTATCACAATCTAATTATGCATGATACAGTCTAAGctgttaaatatattttttaagattTATCTCAAATAAAAACATTGTTTAATTATGCGAAAAAATGGTTCAAAAATCTGTTGTATTTCGTTTTCAAATCTTTTACGTGTGAAAATAAAGATGATTTTATAGCCACAAACCAATTGACCCCTGGATATAGGAGTTTACTGTTGATGGTACTAACTGTTACTCCATAACTGATAGTAAGTTAGTAACTGCCTATTTGCCTTTGAGCTAGATTTATTATTTTAAGGCATTATTGAAGGAGAAACAACGGAAAGATGATTATTGACTCACAATGAAAATTTAGGAGAGACGGAgccagaatttgaagtttataaATCCGGCGTTAATTCTTTTAAGTTATTGAGttctaaattatatatttatatatattcattGGATTTTCTTAAGAAAATATAAAGTATGAACAAAAGTTACTGGATTCCGTCGAATCCACTTTTGATACTGTAGCTCCGCCACTGGAAAACTGTCTTGGGGATTCACAATACTATGGTAGAATAGTATTTAGGGTGTTCAAGAATAATAGAAAAATTCGCAGATGTAAAACcgataatttaattaaatcaccACAAAAAAATATGGTGGAATGAATAAGATTCTTTCACCTTAATCAAAGGTCTCGAATTTGAACTTTAGAATaacttttttttgtgtgtgtagaAAGCGCACCCTTTTATGCGTCTATCCGGATTAGTCGTGGCCAAAGAATACAACACATCCGGcggaaaacaaaaaaggaaattgATTAAATCAAaagcaaatcaaatcaaatcttCAACACTAAAAGGTTGAATAATATATGTTTCCTTTATTACAATTTTACTCCAGCTGCTAAAAAAAAGAGTTAAACTTGTAGATTACGGTATGTCTTTGCTAAGCATTGCCACAATTGCTGTATATAGTAGTAATAAATTATTTTCACTAGGAATACAATATATGGAAAGAATACACAACATGGAAATGTTCTCAAAAGCATCCCAAAAGGCCAAAAATTATCATCCTTTTCATAACTACGCTTTATATTTGACTTTTATACCGATATTATAAAGATTCTTTTACACTGCCAATAtagtttaatttattataatatattaGTTACTATTTTATCAGATTTTAATTAATGCATGTCATATCGATTTACTTATAAGTTGCATAATTTTTGTTTGTATCGTCAATATATgaaatttaaatatatattcGACTATAATGATTTGTTAGCTACAATTAGATCTGGTAAAGGAAAAagagcccggtgcactaagctctcgctatgtGTGGGATCCGGAAAGGACCGAACCACAAAGGTttattgtacgcaaccttaccttgtatttctgcaagaggctataAAAAGGGCAGTTTGGTGCACTAagttcccgctatgcgcggggtccggggaagggtcggaccataagggtctatcgtacgcagtcgttccacggctcgaacccgtgatctTTTGGTCACAtaacaacaactttaccagttacgctaaGGCTCCCTCCGGCAAAGGAAAGAGAATAATAATTGCATCACTTTAAAATAGAGAGAACCAAGCAGTGGAGAAGAATACAGGAACAATTTATATCCTCTATTTATATCAACTTTCTTCCTTTGCATTCTTTCTAAAAAAATACAGAGAGCCAAACAATGGAGAAGAATAAAGGAACAATTCTCTTCTTCCCATTCATGGCACAAGGCCATATTATACCTTTCTTAACCTTAGCCTTCAAATTAGAACAAAAAAAGTACAACATAATTTTTGTAAACACACCACTCAATATCAAGAAACTCAAATCATCTCTACCTTTAAATTCCTCAATTTCTcttcttgaaattccattcaATAGTTCTCAACATGGCTTACCTCCAAATACTGAAAATACTGATTCACTTCCTTATAACCTTACTTTACATTTTACAACAATTTCCTCTTGTCTTGAACCTTCATTTAGAAATCTTGTTTCTAATCTTATTGAAAAACCACTTTGTATTATATCAGACTTTTTTTTTGGTTGGTCAGCAAATATAGCACATGAATTTGGAATATTTCATCTTATTTTTAGTGGGGCTAGTGGTTTTGGTTTGGCATGTTATTATTCTATGTGGCTAAATTTGCCACATAAAAAAACAAGAAATTTTGAGTTTACTATGCCTGATTTTCAAGAAGCTGGAAATCTTGAAATTAGTCAATTGAGTCCAAGTTTATTAGCAGCTGATTCAAATGATCCATATACAAATTTCAACTGGAAAAATCTTACAAATTGGATGAACTCTGATGGGATTATTCTCAATACAGTTGAAGAATTAGACAAGCTTGGGTTAACATATTTTCGTCGAAAATTAAAACTACCAGTTTGGGCCATTGGACCAATACCTTGGCCAGTAAGTAGTAAATCAAGAGCTGGTAAAGAAACAAGGGATGAAACAGAGAAATGCATCAAATTTcttgatgaaaaagaaccaaagTCAGTACTTTACATTTCTTTTGGCTCACAAAGTACAATTTCAGCATCACAAATGATGGAATTAGCAAAAGCATTGGATAATGCTAGTGGAGTAAATTTTATATGGGTTGTTAGACCCCCTTTGGGTTTTGACATTAATATGGAGTTTAGAGCTGAGGAATGGTTGTCTGAGAGGTTTGTTCAACGCGTTTTCGACGATCAAAATCGAGGACTCATAGTACCAAAATGGGCTCCTCAGGTCAGAACTACAtaaccatctcatctaaaagtcTAAATTGTTAGAATTTTACgattttcatgttgtttagtttgTTTCAGTTATGGTATGTTCCTGTTGTTGGTattttggtactacttattcttttctttctttttcttctttttcctcctGTGCTTCTTTTTCTTCGtattcttcttctcctcctcctccctATCTTTTTGAACAtagagtctattggaaacaaccgaTCTCTACCTTTActaggtaagggtaaggtctgtgtacatacTACCCTACCCAGACCCGACATATGGAAATATACtggatatgttgttattgttgttattattatgattttaattacttaattatatcatatctcaacatGGTCCAATAAGCAtgattttatttacttaattatttcATGTCTCGACAGGTTGAAATCTTGGCTCACAATTCGATTGGAGCGTTCTTGACACATTGTGGATGGAATTCAGTGTTAGAATCACTTGGAAATGGAGTGCCACTACTTGGTTGGCCTATAGCAGCAGAGCAATTCTACAACTCAAAATTCTTGGAACAAGATGTTGGTGTTTGTGTTGAGGTGGTTAGAGGGAATAATTCTCAAGTTAAGTATGAGAATATATTGGAAAAGATTGAGTTGGTTATGGGGGAAAATGATAAAGGGAAAGAAATTAGAAGGAAAGCTATTGAAGTTAAAGAAATAATAGGAGATGCTATTATAGATAATGAGGATTTTAAAGGATCTTCTATTAAAGCAATGGAAGATTTTCTAAATGCAGCTTTGTCTATGAAGAAAATGTCTAATGGTGGGAGGATAAGACAAGAAGACAATATGAAGAAGATGTCAAATGGTGCAAGGATTAATGGAAATATGTTGAAAAGCCAATAAGATAATTTTTCTAGTTAGATGGTGCTAGTCAtagaaagtaaacaaaaataaaagaagaaaatattagaTGAAAATGTATGTGTACTAGTGTTTATGTAAAAAATAGTATAATAAAATATGTGCTACTTTGTGTTTATTGTGTTTATTAGTgtttttttctcttccttcttcacCCTTCTCGACTTTTTACATTGTGTTTGGTATTAATTAGAAAAATTAATGTGTTTGCTTCCGCACAAGACGATTAATTGGTCATTTACTTTCGAGTTTTTgcagttacctcctcaatcggggaatatatatatatatatatatatatatatatatatatatatggaggaTACTGAGAGTATTTGATCTCAATTGCTCCCCTAGCTTTCATCTCTCAGTGTCAGTATCGGCCCAACAAAGTACTTATGCGGTTGTATTTTTTCCGTTCTCTATGTATTTCACCGCTCCACCGAAAATTTCATCTGCCCCTACCATACTCCAACTAGACAGTTTTCACCGTCTATCCAGGTTTGAGCCTTGGGATTGACGGCGGACTTAAAAAGTCACCTATGAGCGCTTTACGCCCAATTATTTCGGATAATACTTACCTCTAGATTAAATCAACCAAATTCGAATCCTGTTTCTAAAAATAAAGTTCATTGACTAAATAGTTGcctttctttaaaaatttggaGGTCTACAAATTCTAGCATCAGCAGATTCTAGAAAGGTATAATACACACTAATTAATTCATTCATTCAATGAAGTTATACATTTTTTTAAAGAAGTTACGCATTGACTAGTGTGAATTagtcttttttttaaatttcttgacAATGACtaacaattaatttaaaattgtgtGACGTTATATCAACTTGATCTAACTGATGCAATTAAGTCAAAAGAATATATTGGTTTTTAAATTAAAGGTGCTCCTGATATCCCTCTCTTCGTTATTTTttctattcttggaatatctcTTAGCTTCTGCTTTAAGTGTGgaaatatagtatttttagagGACAAATACTCCATTTATTATTTAGCAATGCGTTTATATGACTAAAAGAGCGTTTGTCTAAGCCTATAAActggtcaaactagcttataaATAGATTTTGGCTTATTTACGCATTTGATAAACACGCAAAGTGTTTATAAACACTTAAATTTAACCATAAACTATAAACTGCTACCCCAACTTATGACTTTCTAGTTTATAAGCACTTTCAGTTTCACCAAGacttttattattaatttatccttaataatatttttaattcacTTCTCACGACAAAATTCTTAATTGGAAATTGGCTCTTGTTTACATTATTTGGTTGCCTCTAATGTCTTTTCAAGATTATGACTACCACCAAGTCGTTTTCTCAAGTGAAATCGCTGTACTGTATACATGATCATGCCATAGAAAATGAGTTTACCTTCTCTAAACAAACATTTTAATAAACTAATTACGTTTGCCCTCCAGAGTACCTTAATTATTTTACTACAAGAATCAATAGCTATAGCATCTCGCGTCAGAAAGCCTTCTCTAAACAAACATTTTAATAAACTAATTACGTTTGCCCTCCAGAGTACCTTAATTATTTTACTACAAGAATCAATAGCTATAGCATCTCGCGTCAGAAAGCCTATAGACACTGATAAGGATTGTGGTAGAGTGGTAAATATACCTTCATCTTTTAACTATAAATCTCGTGTTCGAGCACTAGATATAAAGTTACCATATTGGAAGCAGTTTGGTTACCCCCAATATGGTATTTTTTGTCAGGAATTCTACTTTAATCGGGTCCAACAAAATGTGGGGTTCATCCCATTTGTAATAACCATGTGCCTATGATTACTTTGGCCCCAAGTTTGAAAATGAATGGAGGAGAATTGAAGCTCCTCTTGTAGCATTTTTGGAGGTTACTTATTTTCTCCTATAGAAGGAGAGctctttcacttctttcaaacataccaacaaaaagagaaagaaagagtgagacATCATAAACAgagtataagaaaatagtttgtgaggaaaatagagagtgtgaTCGATATtatagtgaggtgggaatatcaaaagagtaatatttcttttgagtgttgtagtggtctttagAATATTTTACTCGGGCCTACAAAATGTAAAATTCCttctatagtgatatcagttgctcctcttgGGGTCGTGGTTTTTCCCCTTATTTAGaagggtttttcacgtaaaattttTGGTGTCGtcgttactcttttattcttgttgattATCGTATCTCGGTgttacattattattccgcttttattaccacaaatattatttctgtgggggATTTATTCCAAACAACTGGTATCAGAATGTTCTACTCGTTCAtagaaatactattcactgtcggtagcACTATATTCAGTGAAAAAAAAGGttcggagtaaagtacgaggtagcaaaattcaacggagatagtggtttctcaacatggcaaagaaggatgagggatTTGCTCATCCAACAGGGATTGCACAAGGTACTAGATGATACTGTCAAAAAGCTTGATATCATGAAAGCCGAGGATTGTGCTGACTTGGATGAAAAGGCTGCTAGTGTAATCAGGTTGCATGTGGTAAATAATATCATTGATAAAGACACCGCATGTGatatttggacaaggttggaaagcctatacatgtccaaaatgctgacaaataaattgtacatgaagaagcaGTTATTCGCCCTACACATGGGTGatgtacgaattttttgtcacatttaaatgtgtttaacggactcaTCACACAGCTCaccaacctcggagtgaaaatcgaggaagaagataaagtcatcttgttgttgaactcgttgccat is from Nicotiana tabacum cultivar K326 chromosome 18, ASM71507v2, whole genome shotgun sequence and encodes:
- the LOC107766343 gene encoding UDP-glycosyltransferase 92A1, yielding MEKNKGTILFFPFMAQGHIIPFLTLAFKLEQKKYNIIFVNTPLNIKKLKSSLPLNSSISLLEIPFNSSQHGLPPNTENTDSLPYNLTLHFTTISSCLEPSFRNLVSNLIEKPLCIISDFFFGWSANIAHEFGIFHLIFSGASGFGLACYYSMWLNLPHKKTRNFEFTMPDFQEAGNLEISQLSPSLLAADSNDPYTNFNWKNLTNWMNSDGIILNTVEELDKLGLTYFRRKLKLPVWAIGPIPWPVSSKSRAGKETRDETEKCIKFLDEKEPKSVLYISFGSQSTISASQMMELAKALDNASGVNFIWVVRPPLGFDINMEFRAEEWLSERFVQRVFDDQNRGLIVPKWAPQVEILAHNSIGAFLTHCGWNSVLESLGNGVPLLGWPIAAEQFYNSKFLEQDVGVCVEVVRGNNSQVKYENILEKIELVMGENDKGKEIRRKAIEVKEIIGDAIIDNEDFKGSSIKAMEDFLNAALSMKKMSNGGRIRQEDNMKKMSNGARINGNMLKSQ